The following DNA comes from Salvelinus namaycush isolate Seneca chromosome 39, SaNama_1.0, whole genome shotgun sequence.
GTCTTAGACTTGAACTCTTGGACCAAACAGTGGGACTCTGATTTCAGCCATAGGGACTTGTGACTCGACTCCTGACTCCAACATTGGTGACTTTGACTCAACTCAGAGTAGCCATAGGGTCTTGTGAATTGACTCTGACTTTTGTGACTCAACTACAACACTACTGCCATTGCatggctactactactgcttcaacTACCAATTCTAGCAAGTTGTACCCCAGGTTGGGTACACTTTTCTGCTGCTCCCTCAAAAGCATTAAGCAGACATTTTGATTATACCTCCCTCCCCATAACTCTCTGTTGTTAATATCAGTAGGCTGTTTGAGTGGTCTGTGGGCAGGTAATTCATCTGATTGCTGATGGgttaggttgctagatcgaatattAACCTGCCATAAGCTACTTTTGTGTCAGCAAGTCTCCCCAGTGAAAAATGTACATATCCACCACTCCATCTCTCATGTACAGACCATTCAAGTAGCTGCACTTAACACCTCACTGATACTGATTGTGTAAGCTACAAACCCAAATTGTCTAAGGAAATGTGGCTAACAGTAATAACATTGCAGACATATTCAGAAATCTGGGCTGATGGAATCATTGTTATGCATATCTACTGGCCATAATTTCCGCTTGAGGTCCTGCCCCTCCCCCACTGCAAAGTGCACAAAAGTACCAAACTATCAAAGGTTTTATAGGTCAACACAGTCCCCCCCCTCCCCTGtcctttgtatattatttatatatacttgtgttcccatatgtacttcctgtattgatttgttgttaataaaaatataataataataaaagataCACAGTTCCCCCTCCCCCATGTTGCAGCATAAATCTCTGCCCAAGGTTGCCATGTACACTATTTTGTGGTTTATTGATGTACTTTTAAAACTTTGCGGCAGGTGAAAGGTTTTGGTCGCTAGGTGGAAGTTGTTATACTACTTCTATATTGCAACGTTACCAACAtggcatttttaaaaaatcattaaTTTCCCTGTATTCTGCTAAAATTGTGCTAGTGAAGGTGGGTTTTGAAGTCTGGTTTTGAGCAGACTCCTAGAAATTTGAAATTGACCTGGCAAGCCTGTCCCTGCCTGAGCGTGATCACCACTGAAGTAGCTGTGCAGCACGTGTtttaaggaagaggaggatggttgCAGATGTTTGCATTCATGCAAGAAGGTAAGCTATTAACTAAACTGTTAACCAATATTTTAGCTAAAATTGTATTTGGTGTATTGACAAGCAATGCATGTTCTCGTTGTCtttatttttaatgaattaaTGTCAGTCATGTATGTCTTTCGGTGGAATCCAACATGCATTGACATGTCTGAAAGCCGCATTGTGTCAGATATACTGCGTCATGACAGATTGAAATTGGCAGGTTTATCCAAACAATTCATTAATGCGCAATTGTTACTTTGCATGTTTCTACCTTATAGTTATTTGTGGCTTGCTAACGGTTAGTGTGCTAGCTAACTGTTAGCGTGCTAGCTAACGGTTAGCGTGCTAGCTAACGGTTAGCATGCTACCCATgctagttaaaaaataataatatgctaGCTATGGTTGCAAGCTAGCTAATAAGTTTAGCATAATTGGTAAACGTGTCTTTGATTCAGAATACATGATTGTGGTTAACAATGTTACATGCATTGGAAAATAATATTGCTATAgtgtaacaagctagcaagaaaaGCCAGTTCCTTTTCATCTATTTTGTCAAGTTATAAGCCTGTATGTGTGTTAAAATATTTAAACCCCCTCATTAAATTCATGTATTGAAGTTGCGCCCGTTTTTTATAGCCCTTTCTTACCCAAATACCGTTTTTTACATTGAAATAATTCAGATGAAAATAAGAAATATGTTAAACTAATTAAGAAATAAGTgaccagattttttttattgaaaaccaTGGACATTAGTTTGGGTGGGGGGAGGGGCGTGGTGCGGTTCctagttctttttttttttgcacataaaAGAGTGAAACACCACAACAAGAATAAGGGTTGTGGAAAGTGTCAATTTTGGTAGGACTGTGACAATTCACTGTCTTGaaaaatacatacatacaatacatacataTATTGGCAGATTCTTTAACCAAATCCCTATTTCTTACACAGATTTTTTAAGATCTAAAACATAATGGAAGATAAGAGTCCAGGAACCTACAAAGTAACCAATGCGGTATGTTTTCTGATTTGCCTAGTATTTAGAGTACGCTTGCCTTGCTTTAGCCAAACCACTCATACTGATTCTCTTTTAGTCCATCCATAAAAACAGATTCAGCTTTAGTTGCATGCAGGAACTTGCATAATGTGCTTATGTTATGCTTATACTTGCTTTTTTACCTTGAAAGtagtttaaaaaaacagaaattgtaatagatgttTGTTggacctctattagtcaatgataacagtcattggtgtcccccaGCCCATCCCCTGTTGTGTGCCGAGCAATCTTGTCATTCTATTAAGTCTCAACTATTCTTTTTGTCTTCCTTTACAAAGGCACTGCAGAGGCTAAGAAGGCGCATGtaaaatctaaagaagcatagttCAACTTGTGAGGCCAGATTTGAAAAGGAAAAGATAAATCCCGAAGCGCAGGTTTGTCAGTTGTTTAGAATGAGGATACTGGGGATGGTTGAATCGTTATCATATCCTATTGCCTAATTTGCACATGACTAATATCATTTTATTGTATCCTTAGATGTCAGACaccgaggctgccagtacctctgaggctgccagtacctctgaggctgccagtacctctgaggctgccagtacctctgaggctgccagtacttcTGGGTCGATAGTCAATGTGTTGGATGATGCACCACCGTTGATCAGAACAGACAGTATATACGTAAGTTAAAGTGTCATTCAACACCAGCACATACTGTAAGTTCTTGTGAATCAGCTTTGTAAATCAAAGATGGGCAAGTGTGCACTTTCATCCCATATTCATAGTATTATAACATAAACAAGTAGAGGAGCACAGTCGTAACTAATCAAAATGTgccggtgtccaaatactttgtcATCTGTCTAGTTAtccaatataatttttttcttcaATACAGTTGACCAAAGCTATGCTTGGATACAAGACTGATGACTCAATAACCAGCATTGGCAACAGTGTAGATGGTTATGTCCCAGGATCATCAGAGGAAGGCAATTTTTATGAAGAAAATCTGACAGGTATGTCTATACTTTACATACACATGGAcctattcttaattacaatgtccTGTTTGAAAATTACATGTTTTCcactgatgttttccaggagAGATGTCAGTGATTCGGGCCAAaaagccaatgaccaagggaaagctggggcAAAAGAGAGACTCACACGGTAAGCATGTTTCCTGCTGCCTTCAGTCAGTgtaagtctgatggccttgagatagaagctgtttttcagtcccagctttgatgcacctgtactgacctcgccttctggatgatagtggggtgaacaggcagtggctcgggtggttgttgtccttgatggtctttttggcctttctgtgacatcgggtggtgtagttgtccatgagggcaggtagtttgcccccggtgatgcgttgtgcagacctcactaccctctggagagccttacggttgtgggcggagcagttgccgtaccaggcggtgatacagcccgacaggatgctctcgattgtgcatctgtaaaagtttgtgagtgtttttggtgacaagccaaatttcttcagcctcctgaggttgttttgttgatgttgagtgtgaggttattttcctgacaccacactccgagggccctcacctcctccctgtaggccgtctcatcgttgttggtaatcaagcctaccactgtagtgtcgtctgcaaacttgatgattgagttggaggagtgcatggccacgcagtcatgggtgaacagggagtacaggagagagctgagaacgcacccttgtggggacccagtgttgaggatcagcggggtggagatgtttcctaccctcaccgcctgggggtggcccgtcaggaagtcgaggtcccagttgcacagggcggtgggtctcgagcttaatgacgagtttggagggtactatggtgttaaatgctgagctgtaatcgatgaacaacattcttacataggtattcctcttgtccagatgggttagggcagtgtgattgcgattgcgttgtctgtggacctattggtgcGGTAAGCAAATTCGAGTGGGTctaggtgtcaggtagggtggaggtgatatggtccttgactagtctctcaaagcacttcatgatgacggaggtgagtgctacggggtgctagtcatttagctcagttaccttagctttcttgggaacatgaacaatggtggccttcttgaagcatgtgggcacagcaggctgggataaggattgattgaatatgtctgtaaacacaccagccagctggtctgcgcatgctctgaggacgcggctaggaatgccgtctgggccagcagccttgtgagggttaacacgtttaaatgttttactcacgttggctgcagtgaaggagagcccgcaggttttggtagcgggccgtgtcagtggcactgtattgtcctcaaagcaagcaaagaagttgtttagtttgtctgggagcaagacatcggtgtccgcaacggggctggttttctttttgtaatccgtgattgactgtagaccctgccacatacgtcttgtgtctgagccgttgaattgcgactctactctgtctctatactgacgcttagcttgtttgattgccttgcctagggaatagctacactgtttgtgttcggtcatgtttccggtcgccttgccatgattaaaagcagtggttcgcgctttcaagttttgcgcgaatgctgccatcaatccacggtttctggttggggaaggttttaatagtcaccgtgggtacaacatcactgatgcacttTCAAATAAACTcgatcccagtccacgtgaccgaagcaatcttgaaacgtggaatcagattggtcggaccagcgttgaacagacctgagcacaggcgtttcctgttttagtttctgtctataggctgggagcaacaaaatggagtcgtggtcagatttgcgaaaggagggcgagggagggctttgtatacgtcgcagaagttagagtagcaatgaacCAGAATCATGCCAGCCCGGGTCACGCATTccatatgctgataaaatttagggagcttgttttcagattagcctcgctaaaatccccatctacaataaaagcagcctcaggatatgtggtttccagtttacatagagtccaatgaagttctttcagggccgttgaGGTATcttcttgggggggatatacacggctgtgattataatcgaagagatttctctaggtagataatgcggccggcatttgattgtgaggaattctaggtcaggtgagtaaaaggacttgagtttcctgtatgttgttatgatcacaccccgaattgttaatcataaggcatacacccccgcccttcttcttaccagagagatgtttgtttctgagatgcgtgaagaaaccgggtgacTCTACgtactctgataacgtatcccgagtgagccatgtttccgtgaaacagagaatgttactatctctgatgtctctctggaaggcaacccttgctcgaatttcgtctaccttgatgtcaagagattggacattggcgagtagtatactcgtgagatgtgggcgatgtgcccgtctacagagcctgaccagaagaccgcgcCATCTGCCATCtgtggcgccgttgttttgggtcacctACTGGGATCTGATGCATTGCCCTGGGTGATAGTcgaaacagaggatccgctttgggaaagtcatattcctggactTAATGTTGgtagttgacgttgctcttatatccagtagttcttcccggctgtatgtaataaaacttaagatttcctggggtatcaatgtaagaaataacacattaaaaaacaatactgcatagtttcctaagaacgcgaagcgaggcgaccatctctgtcggtgccATAAGTATTCTGGCCGTACTGTGCTGGTCCAGATCTGTTTTGTCTTCATCAGTTAGTGTATTTCCAACCATGCCAGCACAGAACGGTTCAGTTTGGATTGTACAGTGGTGTGAAAAAGGTTAGGATGGAGTCTGCCTTCATTTCAGCATGGTATTGTGCTTTCCCCTCTCAATACATGGCTGTATCTGTAGGGTTTGGGTGGCTGTAGCCGTCCCTCTCATACCATATTCAATAGGCTTGAATGGCACAGCTGTTATAAACCTGCATTTTGAGTTTTTCCAACAGTTATCGCTTATGGATTGGTTGATAGGTTGGATTGGGTGAAACTGACATGATTTCcactgatgttttccaggagagatgtcagcgattcgggccaaacagccaatgaccaagggaaagctgggacaaaggAGAGGCTCACACAGTAAGCATGTTTCCTGCTGCCTTCAGTCAGTGCGTTTTCACTCTGTAGTGTCAGCTTATGGTACTGTGCTGGTCCAGATCAATCCTGTT
Coding sequences within:
- the LOC120032381 gene encoding uncharacterized protein LOC120032381; translated protein: MSDTEAASTSEAASTSEAASTSEAASTSEAASTSGSIVNVLDDAPPLIRTDSIYLTKAMLGYKTDDSITSIGNSVDGYVPGSSEEGNFYEENLTGEMSVIRAKKPMTKGKLGQKRDSHGEMSAIRAKQPMTKGKLGQRRGSHSAKGTKRFWSTIEVDAVEDSLMNFIRMGKRPGKQDCEKCIAASPQALVNRDWRAVKFYVHNKIVADQR